One Solibacillus sp. R5-41 DNA segment encodes these proteins:
- a CDS encoding flagellin → MRIQHNISALNTHRNLGFNNAQSSKNLEKLSSGFKINRAGDDAAGLAISEKMRGQIRGLDMATKNAQDSISLIQTAEGALNETHSILQRMRELAVQSSNDTNVSSDRADLQKEIDALSSEITRISTDTEFNTQKLLNGSFKGKTFHIGANEKQNIKLSIGNMGASALKVSNIKISTQSAADKAITTINDALKTVSATRSDLGAVQNRLEHTINNLGATSENLTAAESRIRDTDMAKEMMGFTKNNILMQAAQSMLAQANQQPQGVLQLLG, encoded by the coding sequence ATGAGAATTCAACATAACATTTCAGCTTTAAACACACACCGTAACCTTGGCTTCAACAATGCTCAATCTTCTAAAAACCTTGAGAAATTATCTTCTGGTTTCAAAATCAACCGTGCTGGCGATGACGCTGCTGGTTTAGCAATCTCTGAAAAAATGCGCGGACAAATCCGTGGTCTTGATATGGCTACGAAAAACGCTCAAGATTCAATCTCTTTAATCCAAACTGCTGAGGGTGCTCTTAACGAAACACACTCAATTTTACAACGTATGCGTGAATTAGCAGTACAATCTTCGAATGATACAAACGTATCTTCAGACCGTGCAGATTTACAAAAAGAAATCGACGCATTATCATCAGAAATCACTCGTATTTCTACAGATACTGAGTTCAACACGCAAAAATTATTAAATGGTTCATTTAAAGGGAAGACATTCCATATTGGTGCGAATGAAAAGCAAAACATTAAACTTTCAATCGGTAATATGGGCGCATCTGCATTAAAAGTAAGCAATATTAAAATTTCAACTCAATCAGCTGCTGATAAAGCAATTACAACGATTAATGATGCATTAAAAACAGTTTCAGCTACTCGTTCAGATTTAGGTGCTGTTCAAAACCGTTTAGAGCACACAATCAATAACTTAGGTGCTACTTCTGAAAACTTAACAGCTGCTGAATCACGTATCCGTGATACAGATATGGCAAAAGAGATGATGGGCTTCACGAAGAACAACATCTTAATGCAAGCTGCTCAATCTATGCTAGCGCAAGCTAACCAACAGCCACAAGGCGTATTACAATTATTAGGTTAA
- the csrA gene encoding carbon storage regulator CsrA produces MLVLSRKKGETIMIGDQIEVKILSIDGDQVKLGIVAPKSVKVHRSEIFDAIQAQNKEALGGTIPDFMKQLKKN; encoded by the coding sequence ATGCTAGTACTATCCCGAAAAAAAGGTGAAACGATTATGATTGGTGACCAAATTGAAGTGAAAATTCTTTCCATCGATGGCGATCAAGTAAAGCTCGGCATCGTCGCACCAAAATCAGTCAAAGTCCACCGCTCAGAAATTTTCGACGCCATTCAAGCACAGAATAAAGAAGCGCTTGGTGGAACTATTCCGGACTTTATGAAGCAATTGAAGAAGAATTAA
- the neuB gene encoding N-acetylneuraminate synthase, whose protein sequence is MNKTYIIAEAGVNHNGSMDMAKELVRVAKKSGADAVKFQTFKAENLVTKAAGQASYQIANLGEATSQFEMLKKLELSFEEFMQLQQYCEELHIKFLSTPFDMESVDFLLDELAIETVKIPSGELTNAPFIYYIATKKKPIILSTGMATLEDIHEALGFIAYGLGRLEPITIESVQQFYKTDEAKSLLSQYVTLLHCTTQYPAPLETINLQAMQQMKNEFTLPIGFSDHSEGIIVPAAAVALGATVIEKHFTLDKTLEGPDHIASLNPTELKEMVQAIRQVEIALGTGKKQPVMEELNNKVAARKSLVAKSKVAVGEELTKDNLTVKRPGGGIQPKEYWTYIGKTATKTYEEDELIDE, encoded by the coding sequence ATGAACAAGACATATATCATTGCTGAGGCAGGCGTAAATCATAATGGCTCAATGGATATGGCCAAGGAATTAGTTCGTGTTGCTAAGAAATCGGGTGCTGATGCTGTAAAGTTTCAAACATTTAAGGCAGAAAATCTAGTAACCAAAGCTGCAGGGCAAGCAAGTTATCAAATAGCAAACTTAGGTGAGGCTACATCACAATTTGAAATGTTAAAAAAATTAGAATTATCGTTTGAGGAATTTATGCAGCTTCAACAATATTGCGAAGAACTCCATATCAAATTTTTATCGACACCTTTTGATATGGAAAGTGTCGATTTTTTACTAGATGAATTAGCGATTGAAACTGTTAAAATTCCTTCTGGTGAATTGACAAACGCACCTTTTATTTATTATATTGCAACAAAGAAAAAACCGATTATTTTGTCGACAGGTATGGCGACGTTAGAAGATATTCATGAAGCATTGGGATTTATTGCATATGGATTAGGTCGTTTAGAGCCAATTACAATAGAAAGTGTTCAACAGTTTTATAAAACAGATGAAGCGAAGTCATTACTTAGTCAATATGTGACACTGTTACATTGTACAACCCAATATCCAGCACCGCTTGAAACGATTAATTTACAAGCAATGCAACAAATGAAAAATGAGTTTACCCTTCCAATAGGTTTCTCTGATCATTCGGAGGGAATCATTGTACCCGCAGCTGCCGTTGCATTAGGAGCAACTGTAATTGAAAAGCATTTTACATTAGATAAAACTTTAGAAGGACCTGATCATATTGCGTCATTAAATCCTACTGAATTAAAAGAAATGGTGCAAGCTATACGACAAGTAGAGATTGCATTAGGAACAGGTAAAAAGCAACCTGTAATGGAAGAGCTAAATAACAAAGTTGCCGCACGAAAAAGCCTAGTAGCAAAATCCAAAGTAGCTGTTGGAGAAGAACTTACAAAAGATAATTTAACTGTAAAAAGACCGGGTGGCGGAATACAACCAAAGGAATATTGGACCTATATCGGGAAAACAGCGACTAAAACATATGAAGAGGATGAGCTTATTGATGAATAA
- the flgL gene encoding flagellar hook-associated protein FlgL: MRVTQSMLSSNMLRNLNNSYGKMSKYQEQLQSGKLVNRPSDDPVIAVKGMGYRVDLDKNVQFQRNIGEAHSWLDSTDESLGQVGEALKRVKELIVQAANDTNTPEDRQKINAEISQIKNQLQDIGNSKIGENYIFSGTHTNQPLYKDGLPNPDATLTQKGLGEKIEINVFDGINMQINTNGNDLFKDIDSFMGKLETILNDPAMTGKDIGEALGATITDGTSTIPGLDALTEKTLTLRAEVGARQNRVEMMENRLSLQEVNVTKQMSQNEDTDFAKTITDMVTQESLHQAALSVGAKVIQTTLVDFIR; this comes from the coding sequence ATGCGCGTTACACAATCAATGTTATCGAGTAATATGCTCCGTAACTTAAATAATAGCTACGGAAAAATGTCAAAATACCAAGAACAATTACAATCTGGAAAGCTTGTAAACCGTCCCTCCGATGACCCGGTAATTGCAGTAAAAGGAATGGGCTACCGAGTGGATTTAGATAAAAATGTACAATTCCAACGCAATATTGGAGAGGCACATAGTTGGCTTGATTCTACTGATGAATCTCTTGGTCAAGTTGGCGAGGCACTTAAGCGTGTTAAGGAATTAATCGTTCAAGCTGCGAATGATACGAATACACCAGAAGATCGTCAAAAAATTAATGCAGAGATTTCACAAATTAAAAATCAATTACAAGATATCGGAAATTCAAAGATTGGCGAGAATTATATTTTCTCAGGAACGCATACAAATCAACCTTTATATAAAGATGGTTTACCAAACCCGGATGCGACTTTAACACAAAAAGGATTAGGCGAAAAGATTGAAATTAACGTTTTTGATGGTATAAATATGCAGATTAATACTAATGGAAACGATTTGTTTAAAGATATTGATAGCTTCATGGGGAAACTGGAAACAATTTTAAATGATCCTGCAATGACTGGGAAAGATATAGGGGAAGCATTAGGTGCAACGATTACAGATGGCACGAGTACGATACCTGGTTTAGATGCATTAACTGAAAAAACACTCACGTTACGTGCAGAAGTAGGCGCACGTCAAAATCGTGTTGAGATGATGGAAAATCGCCTATCTCTTCAAGAAGTAAACGTAACAAAGCAAATGTCCCAAAATGAAGATACAGACTTTGCTAAAACGATTACAGACATGGTTACGCAAGAGTCGCTTCACCAAGCCGCTTTATCAGTAGGTGCGAAAGTAATTCAAACTACATTAGTTGATTTTATAAGATAA
- a CDS encoding DUF6470 family protein, with protein sequence MRIPQIQITTTDINMDWNISKSRQVIKQPQADLKISQPAATLEIKTTNAKLDINMDQMWRDLGLKPSGEMISEYAQKGKQGALQGIARRVSEGYQLMKGAGRGQEGMTIPQIAKQNHGPQRPGPYNIKFIPSIGSVKVNITPGTTDVNIQRNAPKIDVQVNKPIHQYTPGKVTGTMMQRPDVQIDVIG encoded by the coding sequence ATGCGAATCCCACAAATTCAAATTACGACAACCGATATTAATATGGATTGGAATATCTCAAAATCAAGGCAGGTCATTAAGCAACCACAAGCAGATTTAAAAATATCGCAGCCAGCAGCAACGCTCGAAATTAAAACAACAAATGCGAAACTCGATATTAACATGGATCAAATGTGGCGCGATTTAGGATTAAAGCCTTCAGGAGAGATGATTTCCGAGTATGCCCAAAAAGGGAAACAAGGTGCGTTACAAGGAATCGCGCGAAGAGTCAGTGAAGGATATCAGCTAATGAAAGGCGCAGGACGTGGCCAAGAAGGGATGACGATTCCGCAAATTGCCAAGCAAAATCACGGTCCACAACGTCCCGGTCCTTATAATATTAAATTTATTCCTTCAATCGGCTCGGTAAAAGTTAATATTACGCCAGGAACAACCGATGTAAATATTCAGCGCAATGCACCTAAAATTGACGTCCAAGTGAACAAACCAATCCATCAATATACACCTGGAAAAGTAACTGGTACAATGATGCAAAGACCGGACGTACAAATTGACGTGATCGGATAA
- the fliW gene encoding flagellar assembly protein FliW, with amino-acid sequence MNIETKFLGEVEIQQSEILTFEQGLPGFPDYTKYILIGLDADLPLALLQSIDAAEMGFVVAYPYAFNNEYAFDISEEDKKQLQINHADDVITYAIVTLKEDFPESTMNLLAPVIVNTKTKLGKQIVLHDSEKYPLRCKLGTFEGSAL; translated from the coding sequence ATGAACATTGAAACTAAATTTTTAGGTGAAGTAGAAATTCAACAATCAGAAATTTTAACATTTGAACAAGGTTTACCGGGTTTTCCGGATTATACGAAATACATTTTAATAGGTCTCGATGCAGATTTGCCCCTAGCCCTGTTACAATCAATTGATGCCGCAGAAATGGGCTTCGTCGTCGCGTACCCATATGCGTTTAATAATGAATACGCCTTTGATATTAGCGAGGAAGATAAAAAACAATTGCAAATTAATCATGCAGACGATGTCATTACGTATGCGATTGTGACATTAAAAGAGGACTTCCCTGAATCAACAATGAATTTATTAGCACCAGTAATCGTCAATACGAAAACAAAATTAGGGAAGCAAATCGTCCTACATGATAGTGAAAAATATCCGTTACGCTGCAAACTAGGCACGTTTGAAGGAAGTGCTTTATAA
- a CDS encoding motility associated factor glycosyltransferase family protein: MSKYHIEYLPTKNNLKTVIVNGFLLHSKYNPIQESTRIIEKEFEPNVVHVLFGYGLGYIAETLSRKINDPSKLIIIDPIYSLLQESKEGLNVISQFDMFEFEATIEIALKGFNKKVKVICSPNYDKILPKEFSELLKVIKDVQMSNVVNENTLRIFADSWQENYIHNLLNLYRNNSLSKLQKKYSCPVVVASGGPSLTKQLPYLKKMQDHVIIIAAGSTINSLLNNKIEPDYIVTVDGSIANYNHFKGIKNIKSKLIYAMTSHYKIQEDFVNEKYAFVDFWNTDCKEHIKGIFSIELPLIMGGGSVANFAFSIATYLSTGPIAMIGQDLAYTDNKSHAESNKYFREIDKNFSNERELFEVPGYNGDKVLTDYVFLSMKKSFEALNKQSNHEAEIYNCTEGGAEIEGMDQLPFGNFCEKYVDDQSQVIKDVENSHSNMDFLNFIKIMDDHINSYNDLIKELKLALKILNQNKSNISFEMKTLNKLNKIDEILKVKFEQISLSYITNPITLDVLRNYEPPLNESSRDTYKRVYNQNKELYSRLLEAIEKTKKYTLDVIEKARSL, translated from the coding sequence TTGTCTAAATATCATATTGAATATTTACCAACAAAAAACAATTTAAAAACAGTAATTGTTAATGGATTTTTACTACATAGTAAATACAATCCTATTCAAGAGTCAACTAGAATTATTGAGAAAGAATTTGAACCCAATGTTGTTCACGTATTATTTGGTTACGGATTAGGTTATATAGCAGAAACATTGAGTAGGAAAATAAATGATCCTTCAAAATTAATCATAATAGATCCAATTTATTCGTTATTGCAAGAAAGTAAAGAGGGGTTAAACGTTATTTCACAGTTTGATATGTTTGAGTTTGAAGCAACGATTGAAATAGCACTAAAAGGTTTTAATAAGAAGGTAAAGGTTATTTGTTCTCCAAATTATGATAAAATACTTCCAAAGGAATTTTCGGAGCTTTTAAAAGTCATAAAAGATGTACAAATGTCTAACGTAGTGAATGAAAATACGTTAAGAATATTTGCGGATTCATGGCAGGAAAATTATATTCACAATTTACTAAATTTATATCGTAACAATTCATTGAGTAAACTTCAAAAAAAATATTCATGCCCAGTAGTTGTCGCTTCTGGTGGACCATCTTTAACAAAACAATTACCTTACCTAAAGAAAATGCAAGATCATGTAATAATTATTGCGGCAGGGTCAACGATTAATTCGCTTTTAAACAATAAAATTGAACCGGATTATATTGTGACGGTAGACGGTTCTATTGCGAATTACAATCATTTTAAAGGTATAAAAAATATTAAATCGAAATTAATTTATGCAATGACAAGCCATTATAAGATTCAAGAAGATTTTGTAAATGAAAAATATGCTTTTGTAGATTTTTGGAATACTGACTGCAAAGAACACATAAAAGGAATTTTTTCAATCGAATTACCACTTATAATGGGAGGTGGATCTGTTGCCAATTTCGCTTTTTCGATAGCAACCTATTTATCGACAGGACCAATAGCGATGATAGGTCAAGATTTAGCTTATACGGATAATAAATCCCATGCGGAAAGTAATAAGTATTTTAGAGAAATTGATAAAAATTTTAGTAATGAAAGAGAACTATTTGAAGTGCCTGGTTATAATGGAGATAAGGTTCTAACTGATTATGTCTTTTTATCAATGAAAAAAAGCTTCGAGGCATTGAATAAGCAGAGTAATCATGAAGCTGAAATTTATAATTGTACAGAAGGTGGAGCGGAGATTGAAGGGATGGATCAATTGCCATTTGGTAATTTCTGTGAGAAGTATGTTGATGATCAATCGCAAGTAATTAAGGACGTTGAAAATAGTCATTCGAATATGGATTTCCTGAATTTTATAAAGATAATGGATGATCATATTAATAGTTATAATGATTTAATAAAGGAATTAAAGTTGGCGCTAAAGATATTAAATCAAAATAAATCAAATATATCTTTTGAAATGAAAACGTTAAATAAATTAAATAAAATAGATGAAATTTTAAAAGTAAAATTTGAGCAAATATCATTAAGCTATATTACAAATCCAATTACTTTAGATGTTTTGAGAAATTATGAACCACCTCTGAATGAAAGTTCGAGGGATACATATAAAAGGGTATATAATCAAAACAAAGAATTATATTCAAGATTGTTGGAAGCAATCGAAAAAACTAAAAAATATACTCTAGATGTAATAGAAAAGGCAAGATCATTATAA
- a CDS encoding motility associated factor glycosyltransferase family protein — translation MHWQVSTAKNGEATLQLNNVAIYSKYRPSEDANRWVIAEIHPDVSHYLLIGLGLGYHLQVLDDMVDGKRITVYYFDQEEYTLFKENSNETWWQQSHIQIVNDLNGIDFDDMQLLLPNAWLKAIGEKHPLFSLLEVIKINQVSYKKNAVKMLENFKHNSALGDETIKVEQQNRLACLVAAGPSLNNTVEWLKVHQKDVDIFVVGAALKMLIANGVRPKAAVLSDANDVTIAQFIDGHFSGELYYLSTANSKSILLHGGKRTILYQQGYKLAEQEAEKRHASLIETGGSVGTTTFSLLEQLGYERIVLFGQDLGFAEDNTHAILSTSGRDASTDLFLRKIEANDGSEINTSAMFQVFLSWYNEKMEKTKVKVFNTAVKGAKINNVPLINEVEFTELISH, via the coding sequence TTGCATTGGCAGGTAAGTACAGCAAAAAATGGTGAGGCAACATTGCAGTTAAATAATGTCGCTATTTATAGTAAATATCGTCCGAGTGAAGATGCCAATCGATGGGTAATTGCCGAGATACATCCAGACGTATCACATTATCTTTTAATAGGCCTAGGTTTAGGTTATCATTTACAAGTATTGGATGATATGGTAGATGGAAAGAGAATAACGGTTTACTATTTTGATCAAGAAGAGTATACCTTATTTAAGGAAAATAGTAATGAAACTTGGTGGCAGCAAAGTCATATTCAAATAGTCAATGATTTAAACGGAATTGACTTTGATGATATGCAACTATTATTACCAAATGCATGGTTGAAGGCTATTGGTGAAAAGCACCCTTTATTTAGTTTGTTAGAGGTAATAAAAATAAATCAAGTGTCCTATAAAAAGAATGCTGTTAAAATGCTAGAAAATTTCAAGCACAATAGCGCATTGGGGGACGAAACAATAAAGGTAGAACAACAAAATAGATTGGCGTGTTTAGTAGCAGCTGGACCGTCTTTAAATAATACAGTTGAATGGCTAAAAGTACACCAAAAGGATGTTGATATATTCGTTGTAGGAGCAGCCTTGAAAATGCTAATAGCAAATGGCGTGCGACCTAAAGCCGCCGTTTTATCAGATGCTAACGATGTTACAATTGCTCAATTTATAGATGGTCACTTTAGTGGTGAGTTGTATTATTTGAGTACTGCAAATAGTAAAAGTATATTGTTGCATGGTGGAAAACGAACGATTCTTTATCAACAAGGTTATAAATTGGCCGAGCAAGAAGCTGAAAAACGTCATGCATCATTAATTGAAACAGGTGGATCAGTAGGTACAACGACATTTAGTTTGCTGGAACAATTAGGTTACGAACGAATAGTACTATTTGGTCAAGATTTGGGCTTCGCTGAGGACAATACGCATGCAATATTATCAACATCTGGAAGAGATGCTTCTACTGACCTATTCCTTCGAAAAATAGAAGCAAATGACGGAAGTGAAATAAATACTTCGGCAATGTTTCAAGTTTTTTTGTCTTGGTATAATGAAAAGATGGAGAAAACAAAAGTTAAAGTATTTAATACAGCCGTTAAAGGAGCAAAAATCAATAATGTTCCCTTAATAAATGAAGTAGAATTTACTGAGCTCATTTCGCACTAA
- a CDS encoding LegC family aminotransferase: protein MNKQWMQFAERVKAMYGNDFVPLHEPTFDKKEVEYVTDCIKTGWVSSVGEYVTRFEEDLAKFVGVKRAVAVVNGTAALHIALKVAGVEAEDEVLMPSLTFIATANAVSYCQAVPHFIDVHEDTLGIDPFKLDAYLSDISEIRDGELFNKQTNRRIKALVPMHTFGHAVQLDELVALAEKFHLVLVEDAAESLGTYYKGKHTGSFGKVNAISFNGNKIITTGGGGAILTNDVALADYAKYLTTTAKVPHKWEYVHDEIGYNYRMPNINAALGCAQLEKMPAFIEQKQQLTVKYEKLLEGLDEVRLFQQPKHSESNYWLQTLVLDESLNRDDVLAFLNEQGVMSRPIWQPMHELEMYKECPAMNLEITNMLKLRIVNIPSTPIEGD from the coding sequence ATGAATAAACAATGGATGCAATTTGCAGAACGTGTAAAAGCTATGTATGGAAATGATTTTGTGCCTTTACATGAACCGACCTTTGATAAAAAGGAAGTAGAATACGTAACAGACTGCATCAAAACAGGCTGGGTTTCTTCAGTGGGGGAGTATGTGACTCGTTTTGAAGAGGATTTAGCAAAATTTGTTGGGGTGAAGCGTGCCGTTGCTGTTGTAAACGGCACAGCAGCACTACATATTGCATTAAAAGTAGCGGGGGTAGAGGCAGAGGATGAAGTGCTAATGCCATCGCTTACATTTATTGCAACAGCAAATGCTGTAAGTTACTGTCAGGCAGTCCCTCATTTTATCGATGTGCATGAAGATACGCTAGGTATAGACCCATTTAAATTAGACGCTTATTTAAGTGATATTTCTGAAATTCGAGACGGTGAGCTGTTTAATAAACAAACAAATCGACGCATTAAAGCACTTGTACCAATGCATACATTTGGACATGCTGTGCAATTAGATGAACTTGTAGCACTTGCTGAGAAGTTCCATTTAGTATTAGTTGAAGATGCAGCTGAATCACTGGGCACGTATTATAAAGGAAAGCACACAGGAAGCTTTGGTAAAGTAAATGCAATAAGTTTTAATGGTAATAAAATCATTACTACAGGTGGTGGTGGTGCTATTTTAACGAATGACGTAGCATTAGCTGATTACGCAAAGTATTTAACGACAACTGCAAAAGTACCGCATAAGTGGGAATATGTACACGATGAAATTGGCTATAACTATCGCATGCCAAATATTAATGCAGCACTTGGTTGTGCACAGTTAGAAAAAATGCCTGCTTTCATCGAGCAAAAGCAGCAATTGACAGTTAAGTATGAGAAATTATTAGAAGGTTTAGATGAAGTTCGTTTATTTCAACAGCCAAAACATAGCGAAAGTAACTATTGGCTACAAACATTAGTTTTGGATGAGTCGTTAAACAGAGATGACGTTTTGGCATTTTTAAATGAGCAAGGTGTCATGAGTCGTCCAATTTGGCAACCAATGCATGAGTTGGAGATGTATAAAGAGTGTCCAGCGATGAATTTGGAAATAACAAATATGTTGAAGTTGCGTATTGTAAATATCCCAAGTACGCCAATTGAGGGAGATTAG
- the neuC gene encoding UDP-N-acetylglucosamine 2-epimerase, with amino-acid sequence MKHKICIVTGTRAEYGLLSNLMKLIQSDEEFELQIIATGMHLSSEFGLTYKQIEADGFYINEKIEMLLSADTSTSVVKSMGLATIGFADALQRLQPDLLIILGDRFEMLAASQTALIMQIPIAHIHGGECTFGAYDDAIRHSITKMATWHFTSTESHKNRVIQLGEDPNRVWNVGAIGIENTLKLPLLTKGNLYENLGLDVNKPMFLITQHPETNGESEGIHELLLVLEAYTKVNLVFTKSNADNGGRYINKQIEQFVNKHNNAYLFDSLGQLRYLSAVKHADVVIGNSSSALIEVPYLHTPSVNIGDRQAGREKPISVLDVALTEQAIKIGIEKALQFNQPYEMIFGKGYTSNLIIKKIKDIQSFRIKKGFYNL; translated from the coding sequence ATGAAACATAAAATCTGTATAGTAACAGGTACGAGAGCAGAATATGGTCTGCTCTCTAATCTTATGAAATTAATTCAAAGTGATGAAGAATTTGAACTTCAAATTATTGCGACGGGTATGCACTTATCTTCTGAATTCGGTTTAACATATAAGCAAATTGAAGCAGATGGTTTTTATATTAATGAAAAAATAGAAATGCTATTATCAGCAGATACATCTACATCTGTTGTAAAATCAATGGGGCTTGCAACAATTGGTTTTGCAGACGCCTTGCAACGATTACAACCAGACTTGTTAATTATTTTAGGTGATCGTTTTGAAATGTTAGCGGCCTCTCAAACAGCACTTATTATGCAAATTCCGATTGCTCATATTCACGGTGGTGAATGTACATTTGGTGCTTATGATGATGCGATTCGCCATTCTATTACAAAAATGGCTACTTGGCATTTTACGAGTACAGAATCACATAAAAACCGTGTTATTCAATTAGGTGAAGATCCAAATCGCGTTTGGAATGTAGGGGCGATAGGAATTGAAAATACCTTAAAGTTGCCTTTACTTACCAAAGGGAATCTATATGAAAACTTGGGATTAGACGTGAATAAGCCGATGTTTTTAATAACTCAGCATCCGGAAACAAATGGCGAAAGTGAAGGAATTCATGAGTTGTTATTAGTGTTAGAGGCATATACAAAAGTTAACTTAGTTTTTACCAAATCAAATGCAGACAATGGTGGGCGTTATATTAATAAGCAAATTGAACAATTTGTGAACAAACATAATAACGCGTATTTATTTGATTCACTAGGACAATTACGTTATTTAAGTGCTGTTAAACATGCTGATGTAGTCATTGGTAATTCTTCAAGTGCACTGATTGAAGTGCCTTATTTACACACACCTTCAGTTAATATAGGAGACAGACAGGCGGGCCGGGAAAAGCCTATTTCTGTGCTTGATGTTGCTCTAACTGAACAGGCAATCAAAATAGGAATTGAAAAAGCGTTGCAGTTCAATCAACCATACGAAATGATATTCGGTAAAGGGTATACATCTAATTTAATTATTAAAAAAATAAAAGATATACAAAGCTTCCGTATAAAAAAGGGGTTTTATAATTTATGA
- a CDS encoding NAD-dependent 4,6-dehydratase LegB, with product MLGKKILVTGADGFIGSHLTEELVRQGYDVRAFAYYNSFNSYGWLDHSSEDIKSSIDVFTGDVRDPFGVKEAMKGCTHVLNLAALIAIPYSYHSPATYVDTNINGTLNVVQAARELGVEKVVHTSTSEVYGTALYVPIDEKHPLQGQSPYSASKIGADQMALSFYRSFDTPVSIIRPFNTYGPRQSARAVIPTIISQLASGKDTIKLGAVSPTRDFNYVKDTVNGFISVMNSEKSIGEVINIGSNYEVSIGETAEMIAEIMDVNLTIETDEQRLRPDKSEVERLWAENKKAKELLAWEPQYGGKDGFRRGLEETIEWFTNPKNLSQYKADVYNI from the coding sequence ATGTTGGGAAAGAAAATTTTAGTAACCGGAGCTGACGGTTTCATCGGCTCTCATTTAACAGAAGAGCTTGTACGTCAAGGGTATGACGTACGTGCATTCGCTTATTACAATTCATTTAATTCATATGGCTGGTTGGATCATTCATCAGAAGATATTAAGTCATCAATTGACGTATTCACTGGTGATGTTCGGGATCCGTTTGGTGTGAAGGAAGCGATGAAGGGCTGTACGCACGTATTGAATTTAGCGGCACTTATTGCTATCCCTTATTCATATCATTCACCAGCTACATATGTCGATACAAATATAAATGGTACGTTAAATGTTGTACAAGCTGCGCGTGAATTGGGTGTAGAAAAGGTTGTCCACACATCTACAAGTGAAGTATATGGAACAGCTTTATATGTACCTATTGATGAAAAGCATCCATTACAAGGACAATCACCCTATTCAGCATCGAAAATTGGTGCGGATCAAATGGCATTATCATTTTATCGTTCATTTGATACACCGGTGTCGATTATTCGTCCATTTAATACATATGGACCACGTCAGTCAGCACGTGCGGTTATACCAACGATTATTAGCCAGTTAGCCAGTGGTAAAGATACAATCAAGTTGGGAGCGGTTAGCCCGACACGTGATTTTAACTATGTGAAAGATACAGTGAATGGCTTTATCTCTGTAATGAACTCGGAAAAATCAATTGGTGAAGTGATTAATATCGGTTCAAACTATGAAGTATCAATTGGCGAAACAGCTGAAATGATTGCAGAAATAATGGATGTCAACTTAACAATTGAAACGGATGAGCAGCGTTTACGTCCTGATAAAAGTGAAGTGGAGCGTCTTTGGGCTGAAAATAAAAAAGCAAAAGAATTGCTTGCCTGGGAGCCACAATATGGCGGGAAAGATGGATTCCGCCGTGGTTTAGAGGAAACGATAGAATGGTTTACAAATCCGAAAAACTTATCTCAATATAAGGCAGATGTATATAATATATGA